ACAGCATTAGTCCTACACAGCAAATATATCCTAGTACCTCGCCTGAcccctctccttcttgacgCTGGCACGGACGCGCCGCGCATACTGCGCAACCTGGGCCTTGACGTCCAGGTTGTAGCCCGGcatggcgccgatggccttgGAGAAGACGCCCAAATGGCCGCGCCGGAAGGAGGCTAGGGCCATCTCGATGGTATCGATCAGGCGGAGCGTCTGCTCGTCGTAATGAAGACCAGCGAACTGCATCTCGTCGAGCAAGGCGAGAACGGCCTGCGTGTCGCCGTGGCGATACCAGAGAATGGAGGCCAGCTCGTTGTATAGGGGCGTCGAGACACCCAGGACGTACGAGGCGAGGCCAAGCTCCTTGACGCGAGGGAGCAggttgagggcgagggccgagGGCCGCGCAAAGGACTGGTCGAGGGTCTTGAGGCCCTGGAGGAGGTGCATCGAGTACAGCGGACCATGGGAGTCCATGATCAGGGATGCTTCGGGGGTTTCCGCGTTTTCCATCTTttccggctgctgctgctgctgctgctgtttctTTGGTCTGCCTCTGCCCTTCTTTTCCGTTTGCGGCTGTGTCTGTGTCTCTGTCTGCGACTGGGGCTGGTTGTGTTCGGAGATTCCCAGTTTCGTCACCATGGAGAAGACATCGCGTTCTAGAACGTCCCagacctcgacgtcggtgTTGCATTGGTCCAGAAGGGCCTGTAGCCTAACGATCTCGGTGGTGCGGATCTCGTTGTACGCGGCCTCTAGCCTCGCTGCCTGTTCCATTTCGGCCTCGGTGGTGTCCCCATCCTGTTCGAGGTGCTCCTCTTCCGGCTTGAAGGAGATgcgcgagg
The DNA window shown above is from Colletotrichum destructivum chromosome 2, complete sequence and carries:
- a CDS encoding Putative HMG-I/HMG-Y, DNA-binding, protein Mtf2/C5D6.12, encoding MSTLTPFLYQTRTILRASAALRSLSTSAARHRGEQPIPFEWDNHPADKRPDIPSGFNNPEKSTITPTEKFIFQRIFADIAQRGDRRGVDAATVQQQDAELGQLGSRDAVLSKFPRSLRRAAQAALEMREVQGEDPSSSRISFKPEEEHLEQDGDTTEAEMEQAARLEAAYNEIRTTEIVRLQALLDQCNTDVEVWDVLERDVFSMVTKLGISEHNQPQSQTETQTQPQTEKKGRGRPKKQQQQQQQPEKMENAETPEASLIMDSHGPLYSMHLLQGLKTLDQSFARPSALALNLLPRVKELGLASYVLGVSTPLYNELASILWYRHGDTQAVLALLDEMQFAGLHYDEQTLRLIDTIEMALASFRRGHLGVFSKAIGAMPGYNLDVKAQVAQYARRVRASVKKERGQARY